From one Halosimplex rubrum genomic stretch:
- a CDS encoding antitoxin VapB family protein: protein MGTKTVRLDDDVYERIKSRKQPDETFSDAIERLTSEWTLLDYADGESPVDPDRHRALIERSERAGAEKSEGRLERLGVDTDADE from the coding sequence ATGGGGACGAAGACGGTCCGCCTGGACGACGACGTCTACGAGCGGATCAAGAGCCGAAAGCAGCCCGACGAGACGTTTTCGGACGCTATCGAACGGCTCACGAGCGAATGGACGCTACTCGATTACGCCGACGGCGAGTCGCCCGTCGACCCCGACCGACACCGAGCACTCATCGAGCGGTCCGAGCGAGCGGGAGCCGAGAAATCCGAGGGACGCCTGGAACGGCTCGGTGTCGACACGGATGCCGACGAGTGA
- a CDS encoding DUF3784 domain-containing protein: MAPALPNGAESIAIGGALAAVGYLIAVRGWTFLVAGFDRTSAADPEAVGDIVGNAVIRVGVALAVVGALAAAGRAPDLLYTALAAVILLVVARTLYRVNVVVPRQSGEGNGA; this comes from the coding sequence ATGGCACCTGCCCTCCCAAACGGTGCGGAATCGATCGCGATCGGCGGCGCGCTCGCCGCCGTGGGATACCTGATCGCCGTCCGCGGCTGGACGTTCCTGGTCGCCGGGTTCGACCGCACGTCCGCGGCCGACCCCGAGGCCGTCGGGGACATCGTCGGGAACGCCGTCATCCGGGTCGGGGTCGCCCTGGCCGTCGTCGGGGCGCTCGCCGCGGCGGGCCGCGCACCGGACCTGCTCTACACGGCGCTGGCCGCCGTGATCCTCCTCGTCGTCGCGCGCACGCTGTACCGCGTGAACGTGGTCGTCCCCCGCCAGTCCGGGGAGGGAAACGGCGCGTGA
- a CDS encoding PIN domain-containing protein produces MILDTDFLIALDEADDAREKALELETADVPLRVPAVVLQELYVAVGAGENANENARKFEALIANKPLVDVDANIARRAGVLEGQHLVSDDRPSLGPGDALVAATGLQFNEPVVTSDGDFETVDGLVVESF; encoded by the coding sequence GTGATCCTCGATACGGACTTTCTCATCGCGCTCGACGAAGCTGACGATGCCAGGGAGAAAGCACTCGAACTCGAAACCGCCGACGTTCCGTTGCGGGTTCCAGCGGTCGTCTTACAGGAGCTATACGTAGCCGTCGGTGCCGGCGAGAACGCGAACGAGAACGCGAGGAAGTTCGAGGCGCTGATAGCGAACAAACCGCTCGTCGACGTCGACGCGAACATCGCACGTCGTGCGGGTGTGCTGGAAGGACAGCATCTCGTGAGCGACGACAGACCGTCGCTCGGCCCCGGCGACGCGCTCGTCGCCGCGACCGGCCTCCAGTTCAACGAACCGGTCGTCACCTCGGACGGCGACTTCGAGACGGTCGACGGGCTCGTCGTCGAGTCGTTCTAG
- the icd gene encoding NADP-dependent isocitrate dehydrogenase yields the protein MGYDYDKVEVPADGTPIQVVDEDADELDVPENPIVPIIHGDGIGKDVGPAAQKVLEAAANATGRDISWMRVYAGESGREKYDENLPDDTVNAIDEHRVAIKGPLTTPVGAGFRSLNVALRQTLDFYSNVRPTYYLDGVPSPMKAPEEMDMVTFRENTEDVYAGIEWEEGTEEVEQVREFVEDEMGFDDVMHDGPIGIGIKPITEFGSKRLVRKAIDYALEHDRDKVTLVGKGNIMKFTEGQFTEWGMEVAEEEYPDEDVFAAPDSLWEEQDDIDVPENAVMVESRLADAMLQWMQLRTDEFSVLAMPNLNGDYLSDAAGAQIGGLGIAPGANFGDARVLAEPVHGSAPKRAGQNKANPSAMILSGRLMFDYMGWKDAGDLVRDAVEETISSGKVTYDLERHLDDAEKLGTDEYAEAIVDNIETLS from the coding sequence ATGGGATACGACTACGACAAGGTTGAGGTTCCGGCTGACGGAACGCCGATTCAGGTCGTCGACGAGGACGCCGACGAACTCGACGTGCCGGAGAATCCGATCGTGCCGATCATCCACGGGGACGGTATCGGGAAGGACGTGGGGCCGGCCGCACAGAAGGTGCTGGAGGCCGCCGCGAACGCCACGGGCCGGGACATCTCCTGGATGCGCGTCTACGCCGGCGAGTCCGGCCGCGAGAAGTACGACGAGAACCTGCCCGACGACACCGTCAACGCCATCGACGAGCACCGCGTCGCCATCAAGGGCCCGCTGACGACACCGGTCGGCGCCGGTTTCCGCTCGCTGAACGTCGCGCTGCGACAGACACTGGACTTCTACTCGAACGTCCGACCCACCTACTACCTCGACGGCGTCCCGTCGCCGATGAAGGCGCCCGAAGAGATGGACATGGTCACCTTCCGCGAGAACACGGAAGACGTCTACGCCGGCATCGAGTGGGAAGAAGGCACCGAGGAGGTCGAGCAGGTCCGCGAGTTCGTCGAAGACGAGATGGGCTTCGACGACGTCATGCACGACGGTCCCATCGGCATCGGCATCAAGCCGATCACGGAGTTCGGCTCCAAGCGTCTGGTCCGCAAGGCCATCGACTACGCCCTCGAACACGACCGCGACAAGGTCACCCTGGTCGGCAAGGGGAACATCATGAAGTTCACCGAGGGGCAGTTCACCGAGTGGGGCATGGAGGTCGCAGAGGAGGAGTACCCCGACGAGGACGTCTTCGCCGCCCCCGACTCCCTGTGGGAGGAGCAGGACGACATCGACGTCCCGGAGAATGCCGTCATGGTCGAGTCGCGACTCGCCGACGCGATGCTCCAGTGGATGCAGCTGCGCACCGACGAGTTCTCCGTGCTCGCCATGCCGAACCTCAACGGCGACTACCTCTCGGATGCCGCCGGCGCACAGATCGGCGGCCTCGGCATCGCGCCGGGCGCCAACTTCGGTGACGCCCGCGTGCTCGCCGAGCCGGTCCACGGCTCCGCGCCCAAGCGCGCCGGCCAGAACAAGGCCAACCCCAGTGCGATGATCCTCTCCGGTCGCCTGATGTTCGACTACATGGGCTGGAAGGACGCCGGCGACCTCGTCCGCGACGCCGTCGAGGAGACCATCTCCTCGGGCAAGGTCACCTACGACCTCGAACGCCATCTCGACGACGCCGAGAAGCTCGGCACCGACGAGTACGCCGAGGCCATCGTCGACAACATCGAAACGCTCTCCTAG
- a CDS encoding DUF7521 family protein — translation MTPTPLATAFAPLQSSLATAELALLAVDLTSALLGVVISYIAYRGYRRTGSRAMAFVAVGFVLIMVVPWLGFLATLAVGSSRPVELAVGAVSEVSQLLGTLAILYGIRLETAG, via the coding sequence ATGACACCGACACCGCTCGCGACCGCGTTCGCGCCGCTCCAGAGCAGTCTCGCGACAGCCGAACTCGCGCTGCTCGCCGTCGATCTCACCTCGGCGCTGCTGGGCGTCGTCATCAGCTACATCGCCTACCGGGGGTACCGCCGCACCGGGAGCCGCGCGATGGCGTTCGTCGCCGTCGGCTTCGTGCTGATCATGGTCGTCCCGTGGCTCGGGTTCCTCGCCACCCTCGCCGTCGGCTCCTCGCGTCCGGTCGAACTCGCCGTCGGCGCCGTCTCCGAGGTGAGCCAGCTGCTCGGCACGCTCGCCATCCTCTACGGGATCCGTCTGGAGACGGCCGGGTAA
- a CDS encoding IS6 family transposase has protein sequence MPENASLGGNLDQFDLDFVEREATPRLLMKLSIQLHLAGLSLSNTVSILEVFGVKRARSTIHNWVHKADLQPEGGHSPDHVAVDETVIRLNDEQYWLYAAVDPETNKLLHTKLRPTTTKVLAHSFLAELSEKHDVDDAVFLIDGSKSLEAACHRHGFDFRYEKHGNRNAVERVFREVKRRTVCFSNCFSNAEAETADDWLRSFSFAWNQLI, from the coding sequence ATGCCCGAAAACGCTAGCCTCGGCGGTAATCTCGACCAATTCGACTTAGATTTTGTGGAGCGAGAAGCGACACCACGACTGTTGATGAAGCTGAGTATTCAGTTGCATCTGGCTGGACTCTCACTTTCGAATACTGTTTCTATTCTTGAGGTATTCGGTGTCAAACGTGCTCGCTCAACTATTCATAATTGGGTTCACAAAGCTGATTTACAGCCCGAAGGTGGACACTCACCGGATCACGTCGCGGTTGACGAGACCGTGATCCGACTCAACGACGAGCAGTATTGGCTGTACGCTGCTGTCGATCCGGAAACGAACAAACTGCTGCATACAAAGCTAAGACCAACTACAACGAAGGTTCTCGCCCATTCATTTCTCGCCGAACTCAGCGAGAAACACGATGTTGACGACGCCGTGTTTCTCATCGATGGCTCCAAATCGTTAGAAGCTGCGTGTCACCGACATGGCTTCGATTTCAGATACGAAAAACATGGAAATCGGAACGCTGTTGAACGTGTCTTTAGAGAAGTAAAACGACGAACTGTATGTTTCTCAAACTGTTTTAGCAATGCCGAAGCAGAAACAGCCGACGATTGGCTCAGATCGTTCAGCTTCGCATGGAATCAGCTTATCTGA
- a CDS encoding isoaspartyl peptidase/L-asparaginase codes for MQLIAHGGAGSPPDEPAERQAVLDEAVARGAEESDPVDAVCAAVRVLEVDPSFNAGVGSAVQSDGMIRTDAGLMTADGEVGAAGAMPEVCHAVEVARAVMTETPHVMLAGERAVAFAHAVGVETGLDLWADRTRERWGDAEPPTGDPEAHLRWVRERFASDEDLDRAGDQQVSPADPHDHDTVGAVAREGEEIAAATSTGGRWFALAGRVGDVPQVGAGFFASEAGGASATGAGEDIAREGLARRAVDLLEGGADAEAAARLAVEEFDDAAAGNAGIVVVDADGRTGEAYNSPAMQTARTDDR; via the coding sequence ATGCAACTCATCGCCCACGGCGGGGCGGGGTCGCCGCCGGACGAGCCCGCCGAGCGCCAGGCAGTGCTGGACGAGGCCGTCGCCCGCGGCGCCGAGGAATCGGACCCGGTCGACGCCGTGTGCGCCGCCGTCCGCGTCCTCGAAGTCGACCCGTCGTTCAACGCCGGGGTGGGGAGCGCCGTCCAGAGCGACGGCATGATCCGCACGGACGCCGGGCTGATGACCGCCGACGGGGAGGTCGGCGCCGCGGGCGCGATGCCCGAGGTCTGCCACGCCGTCGAAGTCGCCCGCGCGGTCATGACCGAGACGCCCCACGTCATGCTCGCGGGGGAACGGGCGGTCGCGTTCGCCCACGCCGTCGGCGTCGAGACGGGCCTGGACCTGTGGGCCGACCGCACCCGCGAGCGGTGGGGCGACGCCGAACCGCCTACCGGCGACCCCGAGGCCCACCTCCGGTGGGTCCGCGAGCGTTTCGCGAGCGACGAGGATCTGGACCGGGCGGGGGACCAGCAGGTCTCGCCCGCGGACCCCCACGACCACGACACCGTCGGCGCGGTCGCTCGCGAGGGCGAGGAGATCGCCGCCGCCACCTCCACGGGCGGGCGCTGGTTCGCGCTGGCCGGCCGGGTCGGCGACGTGCCCCAGGTCGGCGCGGGCTTTTTCGCCTCGGAAGCGGGCGGCGCGAGCGCGACCGGCGCCGGCGAAGACATTGCCCGCGAGGGGCTCGCTCGCCGCGCCGTCGACCTGCTCGAAGGAGGCGCCGACGCCGAGGCGGCCGCGCGGCTGGCGGTCGAGGAGTTCGACGACGCGGCGGCGGGGAACGCTGGGATTGTCGTGGTCGACGCCGACGGCCGGACGGGGGAAGCGTACAACAGTCCGGCGATGCAGACGGCGCGGACGGACGATCGCTAG
- the map gene encoding type II methionyl aminopeptidase: MSVDLDSEQYESCREAGEILAQVRDEAAERCEVGTGYLEISEWAEDRIRELGGEPAFPVNVSVDEEAAHGAAGPDDDREIGEDLVKLDIGVHIDGWLADTAVTVDLAGEDELTEASAEALDAALDVVEPGVETGELGAVIEETIEGYGYNPVVNLTGHGLGHWEQHTTPNIPNRAVEQSVELEVGDVVAVEPFATDGGGKVQEGSQEEIFALEREGSVRDRTARKALEQITEEFRTLPFAARWLDVRRPKMALRRLQRQDIVHGYPVLKEEDGKMVSQKEHTIIVTEDGCEVTTRSR; this comes from the coding sequence ATGAGCGTCGATCTGGACTCCGAGCAGTACGAGAGCTGTCGCGAGGCAGGCGAGATCCTCGCGCAGGTGCGCGACGAGGCCGCCGAGCGGTGCGAGGTCGGGACGGGCTACCTCGAGATCAGCGAGTGGGCCGAAGACCGCATCCGCGAACTCGGCGGCGAGCCCGCCTTCCCCGTCAACGTCAGCGTCGACGAGGAGGCCGCCCACGGCGCCGCCGGCCCCGACGACGACCGCGAGATCGGCGAGGACCTGGTCAAACTCGATATCGGCGTCCACATCGACGGTTGGCTCGCCGACACGGCCGTCACCGTCGACCTGGCCGGCGAGGACGAACTCACCGAGGCCTCGGCCGAGGCGCTCGACGCGGCTCTCGACGTGGTCGAGCCGGGGGTCGAGACGGGCGAGCTCGGCGCCGTCATCGAGGAGACCATCGAGGGCTACGGCTACAACCCGGTCGTCAACCTCACCGGCCACGGTCTGGGCCACTGGGAGCAGCACACGACGCCGAACATCCCCAACCGGGCCGTCGAGCAGAGCGTCGAACTCGAAGTCGGCGACGTGGTCGCGGTCGAGCCGTTCGCCACCGACGGCGGCGGCAAGGTCCAGGAAGGCAGTCAGGAGGAGATCTTCGCCCTCGAACGCGAGGGCTCGGTCCGCGACCGCACCGCCCGGAAGGCCCTCGAACAGATCACCGAGGAGTTCCGGACGCTGCCCTTTGCCGCCCGCTGGCTCGACGTTCGCCGCCCGAAGATGGCCCTGCGTCGCCTCCAGCGCCAGGACATCGTCCACGGCTACCCCGTGCTCAAGGAAGAGGACGGCAAGATGGTCAGCCAGAAGGAACACACGATCATCGTGACCGAGGACGGCTGCGAAGTGACGACGCGGAGTCGGTAG
- a CDS encoding histidine kinase dimerization/phospho-acceptor domain-containing protein produces the protein MSKYLHGPSTVVIAAGEDEVGAAVANAVERWSFPSPVTSDVVRAAAATDTDPAVEAAAAADCASALDRLADDESVGCLVVDDVLADPVGCVAAAVDEYPDLPVVVYAADGDESLASAATRAGAFAYLPQPGGPAVSTHEELLETVAEALTTHDRRYRAATDRDMLDAILSELELPIYVKDERARHLKMADVHGAPGPVEAVGKTDWELYSWDEAAKVEALGDDRLVIDEGEAIRDREECHGPPEAGRWLRTTKVPWRDGDRTRGLVGVTLDVSDEKRQIRDLRAQNRRLDDFTSFVAHDLRNPLHVAMAYQEFAREGDPEAAERVSDALDRMAELVEDVSELAASSGTAPAPVGGVAVGSFLQVVWDEVATAAATLEVALPAETVLYTNRLQLKPLFENCFEHCLERTGPGVTVHVGATDDGFFVADDGPAVPAAEREELLDAGYDTAATGADLAIVSEVADTHGWDLRIDESRDGGARFEFGNVLLVTDPDPLPGTGTPRPLTTGRDVGQVLNAGESAHDESVDRWTLRAAGDNLLGRVNECHFRWASIRGPCRVEARLDEFDAPADRSKAGVMLRDDTGESATFGYVGRTGDGRTEVCWRTADGEPTRAQLLESGERNFEWFAVERTGDRVTAFVSADREEWHAVDQRSADLDDPVCGGLAACSTMIGAYCEATFDHVSAVELDGE, from the coding sequence GTGAGCAAGTACCTGCACGGTCCGTCGACGGTCGTGATAGCGGCGGGCGAGGACGAGGTGGGCGCGGCCGTCGCGAACGCGGTCGAGCGGTGGTCGTTCCCGTCGCCGGTGACGAGCGACGTCGTCCGCGCGGCGGCCGCGACCGACACCGACCCCGCCGTCGAAGCGGCCGCCGCAGCCGATTGCGCGAGCGCGCTGGACCGACTCGCCGACGACGAGTCAGTCGGCTGTCTCGTCGTCGACGACGTGCTCGCCGACCCGGTCGGCTGCGTCGCCGCCGCCGTCGACGAGTATCCGGACCTCCCGGTGGTCGTCTACGCCGCCGACGGCGACGAATCGCTCGCCAGCGCGGCGACGCGGGCCGGCGCGTTCGCCTATCTCCCCCAGCCGGGCGGCCCGGCCGTCTCGACGCACGAGGAGTTGCTGGAGACGGTCGCGGAGGCGCTGACCACTCACGACAGGCGCTACCGCGCGGCGACCGACCGCGACATGCTCGACGCGATCCTCTCGGAGCTCGAACTGCCGATCTACGTCAAAGACGAGCGGGCGCGACACCTGAAGATGGCCGACGTACACGGCGCTCCCGGTCCCGTCGAGGCCGTCGGCAAGACCGACTGGGAGCTGTACTCCTGGGACGAGGCGGCGAAGGTCGAGGCGCTGGGCGACGACCGGCTCGTCATCGACGAGGGCGAGGCGATCCGCGACCGCGAGGAGTGCCACGGCCCCCCCGAGGCCGGTCGCTGGCTCCGCACGACGAAAGTGCCCTGGCGCGACGGCGACCGGACCCGCGGACTCGTCGGCGTCACGCTGGACGTGAGCGACGAGAAGCGCCAGATACGCGACTTGCGGGCCCAGAATCGCCGGCTCGACGACTTCACGAGCTTCGTCGCCCACGACCTGCGCAACCCGTTGCACGTCGCGATGGCCTACCAGGAGTTCGCCCGCGAGGGCGACCCGGAGGCCGCCGAGCGGGTGAGCGACGCCCTCGACCGGATGGCGGAACTCGTCGAGGACGTGAGCGAACTCGCCGCCTCCAGCGGCACCGCGCCCGCCCCCGTCGGCGGCGTCGCGGTCGGCTCGTTTCTCCAGGTCGTCTGGGACGAGGTCGCCACCGCCGCGGCGACGCTTGAGGTCGCCCTCCCGGCCGAGACGGTCCTCTACACCAACCGCCTGCAGCTGAAACCGCTGTTCGAGAACTGCTTCGAGCACTGTCTCGAGCGGACCGGCCCCGGCGTGACCGTCCACGTCGGGGCCACCGACGACGGCTTCTTCGTCGCCGACGACGGCCCGGCCGTCCCCGCCGCCGAGCGCGAGGAACTGCTCGACGCCGGCTACGACACCGCCGCGACGGGGGCCGACCTCGCCATCGTCTCGGAGGTCGCCGACACCCACGGCTGGGACCTCCGGATCGACGAGAGCCGCGACGGGGGCGCGCGCTTCGAGTTCGGCAACGTCCTGCTGGTGACCGACCCCGACCCGCTCCCGGGGACCGGCACCCCGCGGCCGCTGACGACCGGCCGGGACGTGGGGCAGGTGCTCAACGCCGGGGAGTCCGCCCACGACGAGTCGGTCGACCGCTGGACGCTCCGGGCGGCCGGCGACAACCTCCTCGGACGGGTCAACGAGTGTCACTTCCGGTGGGCCTCGATCCGCGGCCCCTGCCGCGTCGAGGCGCGTCTCGACGAGTTCGACGCGCCCGCCGACCGGAGCAAGGCCGGGGTGATGCTGCGCGACGACACGGGCGAGTCGGCGACGTTCGGCTACGTCGGTCGGACCGGCGACGGCCGCACGGAGGTGTGCTGGCGGACCGCCGACGGCGAGCCCACCCGCGCGCAACTGCTGGAGAGCGGCGAGCGCAACTTCGAGTGGTTCGCCGTCGAGCGGACCGGCGACCGCGTCACCGCCTTCGTCTCCGCCGACCGCGAGGAGTGGCACGCCGTCGACCAGCGCTCGGCCGACCTCGATGACCCCGTCTGCGGCGGCCTCGCCGCCTGCTCGACCATGATCGGCGCCTACTGCGAGGCCACCTTCGACCACGTCTCCGCCGTCGAACTCGACGGGGAGTGA
- a CDS encoding winged helix-turn-helix domain-containing protein, whose protein sequence is MTDEDVESVATLLADDTVRCLLLATREGPLSAAELADRCGVSETTVYRRIEDLAARDLVAERTELDDGGHHSTYEATLDRVTVDVTDDGFDVTVERRDSMADAFTRLIEDL, encoded by the coding sequence GTGACGGACGAGGACGTCGAGTCGGTCGCGACGCTGCTGGCGGACGACACCGTCCGGTGTCTGCTCCTGGCGACGCGCGAGGGGCCGCTGTCCGCCGCGGAGCTCGCCGACCGCTGCGGCGTCTCCGAGACGACGGTCTACCGCCGGATCGAGGACCTCGCGGCCCGCGACCTCGTGGCCGAACGCACCGAACTCGACGACGGCGGCCACCACAGCACCTACGAGGCGACGCTGGACCGCGTGACCGTCGACGTGACCGACGACGGGTTCGACGTCACCGTCGAGCGCCGCGACAGCATGGCCGACGCGTTCACCCGACTCATCGAAGACCTATGA
- a CDS encoding NHL repeat-containing protein: MVGFTYRGYYGSRATDGAVGGGGAADEASSLPAPLAAVDPRLASPVGTAQDREDNVWIADAGHNRLLVVDDGLERLLAVVGGVGTAPGRFDLPMRLAHHPTDRSLYVADTGNGRLQRLDYEYDGATPRVTAAEAFAADGPFHPNGVVAHEYWDGVRVVAADEFYREGSDLRGRLAVFDESGEPVRSIRAVGDDNPTPLYWPQGLDTDDEGRIYVANTGYGVLHEGPTGPPKLATVVRCDRTGAAAPFEGLADETLAELPMPRDVAVVGSGADAQVFVPDAATGRVHAYTSVGIADGVVPEDGEDIRANAALEDGIGVPHDGRGRGDDSAPTDAAGQDRFRGPVGIAGFEGVSVPNSDADDPTLAVLTSEALAGRVGAYAVDIHTESARRLGSVGAPRDRPGQFSSPTGSVVVADPDSPLGRCALVGDGGNGRLQRVAFTDATGGTDGSTAVTDGGRAAGTGGDRAGGHAGGRVDPVALPATRFPFGLAYWPAGTGGGGRLFVTDYTAHYREADRTGQIHVYAVDEAPAGGSDEEGGAGAVAGADAGVSLTLVDSFGPWGMGEGEAKLPRGIAVEPQGDGVARVWVADSANGRIGVWDYDRVLDGARARGDRGCFGHLDGGFWNPSDVAVGERGVYVADENNNRLQRFDGDDWHPVGEPGYGGDRAFLLPISVAAREGRVFVLDLVSRSIRVFAEDAAADGGLRPLDEHRAFGGDVAAGELWLPYLLSVGDASDAPGVDIVVPDSTLHVAQHYRWSMA, encoded by the coding sequence ATGGTCGGGTTCACCTACCGCGGGTACTACGGGTCGCGGGCGACGGACGGAGCGGTCGGTGGCGGTGGGGCGGCCGACGAAGCGTCGTCGCTCCCGGCGCCGCTGGCGGCGGTCGACCCCCGGCTGGCGTCGCCGGTCGGGACCGCTCAGGACCGCGAGGACAACGTCTGGATCGCCGACGCGGGGCACAACCGCCTGCTCGTCGTCGACGACGGACTGGAGCGGCTGCTCGCCGTGGTCGGCGGCGTCGGGACGGCGCCGGGCCGCTTCGACCTCCCGATGCGGCTCGCTCACCACCCGACCGACCGCTCGCTCTACGTCGCCGACACCGGCAACGGCCGGCTCCAGCGGCTCGACTACGAGTACGACGGGGCGACGCCGCGGGTGACCGCTGCCGAGGCGTTCGCCGCGGACGGTCCGTTCCACCCCAACGGCGTCGTCGCCCACGAGTACTGGGACGGCGTCCGGGTGGTCGCGGCCGACGAGTTCTACCGCGAGGGGTCGGACCTCCGGGGGCGGCTGGCCGTCTTCGACGAGTCGGGGGAGCCGGTCCGGTCGATCCGCGCGGTCGGCGACGACAACCCGACGCCGCTGTACTGGCCTCAGGGGCTCGACACCGACGACGAGGGGCGGATCTACGTGGCCAACACGGGCTACGGCGTGCTCCACGAGGGGCCGACCGGGCCGCCGAAGCTCGCGACGGTCGTCCGCTGCGACCGGACCGGCGCGGCGGCGCCCTTCGAGGGGCTCGCGGACGAGACCCTCGCCGAGTTGCCGATGCCCCGCGACGTGGCCGTCGTCGGGTCGGGCGCCGACGCCCAGGTCTTCGTCCCCGACGCGGCGACCGGGCGGGTCCACGCCTACACGAGCGTCGGCATCGCCGACGGCGTCGTCCCCGAGGACGGCGAAGACATCCGCGCGAACGCCGCCCTCGAAGACGGGATCGGGGTCCCCCACGACGGGCGCGGGCGGGGGGACGACTCCGCCCCGACCGACGCCGCCGGCCAGGATCGGTTCCGCGGCCCGGTCGGAATCGCCGGCTTCGAGGGGGTTTCGGTGCCGAACTCCGACGCCGACGACCCGACGCTGGCGGTGCTGACGAGCGAGGCGCTCGCGGGGCGGGTCGGCGCCTACGCCGTCGATATCCACACCGAATCCGCCCGGCGGCTCGGGTCGGTGGGCGCCCCGCGGGACCGCCCGGGGCAGTTCTCGTCCCCGACCGGGTCGGTCGTCGTCGCCGACCCCGACTCGCCGCTCGGTCGCTGCGCGCTCGTCGGCGACGGCGGGAACGGGCGCCTCCAGCGCGTCGCGTTCACCGACGCGACCGGCGGGACCGACGGATCTACCGCCGTGACCGACGGCGGCCGCGCGGCCGGTACCGGGGGCGACCGCGCCGGGGGCCACGCCGGCGGCCGCGTCGACCCGGTGGCCCTGCCCGCGACGCGGTTCCCGTTCGGCCTGGCCTACTGGCCGGCGGGCACCGGCGGCGGGGGCCGGCTGTTCGTGACCGACTACACCGCTCACTACCGCGAGGCCGACCGGACGGGGCAGATCCACGTCTACGCCGTCGACGAGGCGCCCGCGGGCGGGAGCGACGAGGAGGGCGGTGCCGGTGCCGTCGCTGGCGCGGACGCGGGCGTCTCGCTCACCCTCGTCGACTCTTTCGGTCCCTGGGGCATGGGCGAGGGCGAGGCGAAGCTCCCGCGAGGGATCGCGGTCGAGCCGCAGGGCGACGGCGTGGCCAGGGTCTGGGTCGCCGACTCGGCGAACGGCCGCATCGGCGTCTGGGACTACGACCGCGTCCTCGACGGCGCACGGGCGCGGGGCGACCGCGGCTGTTTCGGCCACCTCGACGGCGGCTTCTGGAACCCCTCGGACGTGGCCGTCGGCGAGCGCGGCGTCTACGTCGCCGACGAGAACAACAACCGCCTCCAGCGGTTCGACGGCGACGACTGGCACCCCGTCGGAGAGCCCGGCTACGGCGGCGACCGCGCGTTCCTCCTGCCCATCTCCGTCGCCGCTCGCGAGGGCCGGGTGTTCGTCCTCGACCTGGTGAGCCGCTCGATCCGCGTGTTCGCGGAGGACGCGGCGGCCGACGGCGGCCTGCGACCGCTCGACGAACATCGGGCGTTCGGCGGCGACGTCGCCGCCGGGGAGCTGTGGCTGCCCTATCTGCTGTCAGTCGGCGACGCCTCGGACGCGCCGGGCGTCGACATCGTGGTGCCGGACTCGACGCTGCACGTCGCACAGCACTATCGCTGGTCGATGGCGTGA